The nucleotide window GAGTCGGGATTACCGGCCGTATTCCTTCACCAATCCAACGACGTGTTCGAGTACCACGGAACTCCGCTGCGAGACCTGAAGCTTCCGGCAAACGTTCGCGACGAGGTGCACGACGGAAAGCGGTCGTCGTGGCTGGAGTTCATCTCCAACGCCAGACTCGTGGTCGTCCCGATCCAGAGCGGCACGATCTCCAACGCCGGCATCAGCACGTGCTTGGACGCCATGGCACTCGGGAAATGCGTCATCGTCTCGGAAGGGCCTGCGACGCGAGGAGTGTTCAGCGACGAAGAGGTCGTTCTGGTGCCCCCCGGCGATCCTGCCGCGCTCGCGGATGCGATGCGACGGCTATGGTCGGACGACGCGCTGCGGAACACGATCGCCGCGAATGGTCGTCGCCTTGCGTTATCGCTCGAAGGCGAGGAGCGACTCTTGGGCGACATCGTTCGAGTGGTGGCGACGAAAGCGAGGTAGGTGGAGCGCATCATGAGCAAGATCGCGAAGCGACTGTTCGGAAATACCGCGCCCTACCGATTCGCGGCGTGGCTGGTAGGCCGCTATCAGGAGGAGCAGGCGGCGATCCGTCGCCCGGACGAGTTCAGAGAATTCGGCCAAGGCGTCGTCATCGAGCCGGGAGTGCGGATCACGATGCCGGGACGTGTGGTCCTCAAGGATCGTGTTTCGATCTATCGCGGATCGTTCATCAACTCTGCCGGTGGGTTGTACATCGGTGAGAACACCGGCATCGGATACGATTGCACGATCTTCACGACACAACATCGCTACCGGAATGCGCGGAGCATTCCGTTCGACAATGTCGTGGAGCTCAAGCCTGTGATCATCCGCGAGTTCGTTTGGACGGGAGCGGGCGTCATGATCATGCCGGGGGTCGAGATCGGCGAAGGCGCGATCGTCGGGATGGGCGCCGTCGTGACGAAGAGCGTCCCCCCGCTCGCGATCGTCCTGGGCAATCCCGCGCAGATCATCGGGTACCGAGACAAGGAGCATTTCGCGAGCTGCAAGGCGGAGGGGAAGTTCCAAACGATCGCGATCGAACGCTACGAGGAGACGGTGCCCGAGGCATTCCGATGGAAGTATCCCAAGGAGATGAAGGAACTGGGGCTGGACTAGCCGCCGCGAGCTCGCGCTTCCATCTAGGAGCGGACACATCAACGTTCTGATCGTCGTGCCCTGGTACAAGCCGCTGATCGGTGGGGTCGTGCTCGCGGTTGAGCGCGTGGCGCAGAGCCTCGTACGCAGCGGTCATCGCGTCTGGGTGCTGAGGCCTGGGGAAAGTCCGAGAATCGAGCAGGTTGGGTCGGATGAAGGCGTGCCGCTTTTCGCCTTCGATATGCGCTCCGGTTTCGTAGAGAAGGGACGCGCTCGCGCCCTCGTGTCGTACTTGGTCCACTTCGTTCCGACGATGGTCGAATTGAAGCGTTTCATCGATCGCAACGAGATCGACGTGACGATCATCAACTACCCGTCGAGCTACGAGACATACTTCACCGCACTCGAGCTCCTGTTCGATCTGCCGTACTGCGTGTGTGTTCACGGAAGCGACGTCAATCGGCTCGGTGACGAGCCACCGCTCAAGCGGTGGGCCGTCCGGACCATCGTGCAACGCGCGAACGGGTTTATCGCGTGCTCCCAGGCGCTCATGGAAAGTGCGGAGCGAACCTTCGCACGACTCCCGGCGTTCCGGCGCGTCGTGCACATCGGCGTCGACCCGTCGTTCAGCGACGGAACGAAGAGCACGAACGCGAGTGTGCACGGCAAGTACATTCTGACGCTCGCGTGGGCCACACCCGACAAGGGGCCCGACGTCGCCATCGACGCGTTCGCCGAAATCAAGGATCGGTATCCGGATGTCTCTCTTCTCATGGTGGGGAGTGGCCCCATGGAAGACGAGCTGCGAAACAGCATTGAACGGCTCGGGCTTCAAGGTCGGGTCGTCCGTCTCGGCACCCTGGAGCCTTCGAGCCTACCGGACCTGTATGCGGGCGCACTCTTCGGCGTGATCCCTTCACGGAACGAGGGCTTCGGGCGCGTCGCGCTGGAGTTCCAGTTGTTCGGCAAGGCGATCGTCGCCTCGCGCGTAGGTGGTCTTCCGGAAGCGGTCGAGGACGGTCACTCCGGGCGATTGGTACCCCCTGGCGACTCTGGTGCGCTTGCCCGGGCGATGTCGGAACTGCTCGATCGCCCCGAGGAATGCAACCGGATGGGAACGAACGGGCGCGCCAGCGTGATGAACCGGTTCACCCTGGATCGAACCGGCGAAGGCTACGTCTCCGTCCTAAATCACATCCTGACGCGACGATAGCGGGTCCGCCCCTGTCGGTGTCCAAAACGTACTGACGTGGCTCAGCGGCGGAGTTCGTAGGTCAATTCCGGGGTTCGGTCGGACGCCGCCGTCAAAGACGACAAGTCTGTAACCTCGACGGAACAAGTCCGAACAAGTCCGACCGGCATTGTGGGTGGATCGCGGTATATTACGCGCGCACGGGGTGATTGGGTCTGAGAAGTCGAGCGCTGGTGCGGCGGGGGGGACGCTGATGAGTCTACGTCTATCTCGTGCAGAGGATAAGACAACATGCTCATTTGGTCCGCAGCCGTTCTTCCTCGGGAGTCGAGCAGGCCACGTCCGCAAGTGACGCGCGTCGCGGCATCCTTCCTTCTGCTGCTGATCAGCCTGGTGCTTGGCGCGGATCCTCTCCGCGCCAACATCCTGGTGATCGCTCCGCATCCTGACGACGACCTCTTGACGGCCGGCGGCGTCATTTACAAAGCCATTCAACGCGGCGAGCCGGTGCGCGTGGTCTTCATGACCAATGGCGATTCCGAAGGTCTGGGCATCGGCACGACCCGCCAGAACGAATCGGTAGCCGGGCAAGCTCACCTCGGCGTGCCAGAGAACAACCTTATCTTCCTCGGATACCCGGACGGATATCTTCAGACCGTTTATCAGCAGTACACGCAGCCTAGCGATGCGTTCACCAGCTCGTTCACCGGAAGGTCGACGACCTACGCGTCCCGTGGGTTGGGTCACACCGATTACCACACGTACCGCTTCGGAGCGCCGGCGAACTACAACAAGCCGAACATGATCGCGGATCTTCAAGACATCATCGCGACGTTCCAGCCTGATCACATCTTGGTGACCGCGGAGTTCGACGGTCACGCAGATCACACGACGTCTTACCAGGTGCTCAAGTCCGCGCTGACCGGAGTGTTCGCGAGTTCTCCGACGTACAACCCGACGATCGAAAAGACGGTGGTGTGGGTGTACTGCGTGCCGTCTTGGCCGAATGCGTGCGACGCCACGACGTACTACGCGGCGCTTCCGGACACCTGTTTCCCCGGTTTTACGTGGAACCAGCGCGAGAGTCTCGATGTCGCGCCCGCGCTGCAGTCGAGCTTCTACCCGGGCAACAACAAGTACCAAGGGCTCGGGGAGCACCGATCGCACAATGGTCCGGAATTGTTCCTCGGTCTGTTCGTACACAAGGATGAGTTCTACTGGGTCGAGCAGGGCCAGGGGACGAATCGACCGCCCGTCGTCAACGCAGGCTTCGATCAGACGGTGGATGAAAACGCCTCCGTGACGCTCGACGGCTCGGGAAGCTTCGATCTGGACGGCAACACGCTGACCTACGTGTGGACGCAGGTTGCCGGCACTCCGGTGACGTTGAGCAACGCTGCCACGGCGCACCCGACGTTCACGTCGCCGACGAATCTCCCAGCGAACGACACCCTGATCTTCGAGCTGAGAGTGAGCGACGGATCATTCACGACGCTTCCGGACGCGGTGAACGTCACGGTGACATCGCCGAACCAGGTGGTTTACGGGGACAACCTCGCGCCCTTGGCGACGGTCAGCGCGTCCTCGGAGTCGTCGGGCCAGGAGGCGGTGAAAGCGGTCGACGGCGTCGCCGACGGTTACCTCGGGAATCCCGGGGACGGCAGCAAGGAATGGTCGACTCAGGGTGAAGGCGCCGGCGCCTGGATCCAGTTGACGTGGTCGGCCCCGGTGACGGTGGGCAAGGCGATCTTGTTCGACCGCCCGAACCCGAACGACTACATCCTCGCGGGCACACTGACGTTCAGCGACGGCTCGTCCGTCCCAATAGGCGCCCTCGACAACTGGGGCAGGGACGCGGGATTCGAGTTCACTCCGCGGTCGGTCACTTGGATGCGCTTCACCGTGACGCAGGTCGATCCGGCTACGGAAAACATCGGGTTGGCCGAGCTCGAGGTGCCCGATGTGATCCTGCCCGGTGGCAACTTGCCTCCGGTGGGAAACGCCGGCCCGGACCAGACGGTCAATGAAGGCGTCCTCGTTCAACTGGACGGCTCGGGCAGTCACGACCCCAACAACGACGTGCTCCAGTACACATGGACACAGACCGCCGGGCCGCAGGTCGTTCTGTCGAATCCGGCCGCGGTCCAACCGACCTTCACGGCGCCGACGGGGCTCGCTCAGAACCAGATTCTGACCTTCAGCCTCGTCGTGAACGACGGTCACTACAACAGTTTCCCGGACACGGTCAACGTCACGGTCATCGCCTCCAGCCCCGACGTGCCGACGAACGTCGCCCCGCTCGCCACAGTCACCGCATCATCGGAAACGCCGGAGTTCGGCCAATTGGCGATCAAAGCCGTCGACGGTTACATCGACGGCTATCG belongs to Candidatus Polarisedimenticolaceae bacterium and includes:
- a CDS encoding acyltransferase; the protein is MSKIAKRLFGNTAPYRFAAWLVGRYQEEQAAIRRPDEFREFGQGVVIEPGVRITMPGRVVLKDRVSIYRGSFINSAGGLYIGENTGIGYDCTIFTTQHRYRNARSIPFDNVVELKPVIIREFVWTGAGVMIMPGVEIGEGAIVGMGAVVTKSVPPLAIVLGNPAQIIGYRDKEHFASCKAEGKFQTIAIERYEETVPEAFRWKYPKEMKELGLD
- a CDS encoding glycosyltransferase family 4 protein, with product MPWYKPLIGGVVLAVERVAQSLVRSGHRVWVLRPGESPRIEQVGSDEGVPLFAFDMRSGFVEKGRARALVSYLVHFVPTMVELKRFIDRNEIDVTIINYPSSYETYFTALELLFDLPYCVCVHGSDVNRLGDEPPLKRWAVRTIVQRANGFIACSQALMESAERTFARLPAFRRVVHIGVDPSFSDGTKSTNASVHGKYILTLAWATPDKGPDVAIDAFAEIKDRYPDVSLLMVGSGPMEDELRNSIERLGLQGRVVRLGTLEPSSLPDLYAGALFGVIPSRNEGFGRVALEFQLFGKAIVASRVGGLPEAVEDGHSGRLVPPGDSGALARAMSELLDRPEECNRMGTNGRASVMNRFTLDRTGEGYVSVLNHILTRR